The following coding sequences are from one Delphinus delphis chromosome 19, mDelDel1.2, whole genome shotgun sequence window:
- the TOM1L2 gene encoding TOM1-like protein 2 isoform X3, giving the protein MEFLLGNPFSTPVGQCLEKATDGSLQSEDWTLNMEICDIINETEEGPKDAIRALKKRLNGNRNYREVMLALTVLETCVKNCGHRFHVLVANRDFIDGVLVKIISPKSNPPTIVQDKVLALIQAWADAFRSSPDLTGVVHAYEELKRKGMEFPMADLDALSPIHTPQRSVPEVDPATSMPKSQSQLQPRTSSGSSLVPQAPALSAAGPITANSEQIARLRSELDVVRGNTKVMSEMLTEMVPGQEDSSDLELLQELHRTCRAMQQRVVELISRVCNEEVTEELLHVNDDLNNVFLRYERFERYRSGRSVQNASNGQVLSEVTEDNLIDLGPGSPAVVSPTVGGTVPPSSLSSQLAGLDLGAESVSGTLSSLQQCHPRDGFDMFAQTRGSSSAEQRKTATYEDPQAVGVIASAVDGRKQNPEVIPVVQPSVMDDIEVWLRTDLKGDDLEEGVTSEEFDKFLEERAKAAEMVPNLPSPPAEAPAPASNPSSRKKPEQSEDALFAL; this is encoded by the exons AAAAGGCTACAGACGGCTCCCTGCAGAGCGAGGACTGGACGCTGAACATGGAGATCTGCGACATCATCAATGAGACGGAGGAAGG GCCAAAGGATGCCATTCGAGCCCTGAAGAAGCGGCTCAACGGGAACCGGAACTACCGAGAGGTGATGCTGGCGCTGACG GTGCTGGAGACGTGCGTGAAGAACTGTGGCCACCGCTTCCACGTCCTCGTGGCCAACCGGGATTTCATTGACGGCGTCCTGGTCAAAATCATCTCTCCCAAGAGCAACCCCCCAACCATCGTGCAGGACAAGGTGCTGGCTCTCATCCAG gcgTGGGCCGACGCCTTCCGGAGCAGCCCTGACCTCACGGGCGTCGTGCACGCTTACGAAGAGCTGAAGAGGAAGGGCATGGAGTTCCCCATGGCCGACCTGGACGCGCTGTCCCCCATACAcacaccccagcgg AGCGTCCCGGAGGTGGACCCAGCCACCAGCATGCCCAAGTCCCAGTCGCAGCTGCAGCCGAGGACGAGCAGCGGCTCCTCCTTGGTGCCGCAGGCCCCGGCTCTGAGCGCTGCGGGCCCCATCACGGCCAATTCAGAGCAG ATCGCCAGGCTGCGGAGCGAACTGGACGTCGTTCGGGGAAACACAAAGGTCATGTCCGAGATGCTAACGGAGATGGTTCCTGGGCAGGAGGACTCGTCCGATCTGGAGCTGCTGCAG GAGCTGCACAGGACCTGCCGCGCCATGCAGCAGCGCGTTGTGGAGCTCATCTCCCGCGTGTGCAACGAGGAGGTCACCGAGGAGCTGCTGCACGTCAACGATGACCTCAACAACGTCTTCCTCCGATACGAGAG GTTTGAACGATACAGGTCAGGCCGATCCGTTCAAAATGCCAGTAATGGA CAGGTGCTGAGCGAAGTGACAGAGGACAACCTCATCGACCTGGGCCCGGGGTCTCCAGCCGTGGTGAGCCCGACCGTGGGGGGCACGGTGCCCCcgtcttccctctcctcccagcttGCGGGCTTGG ACCTGGGCGCGGAGAGCGTCAGTGGCACCCTGAGCTCGCTCCAGCAGTGTCATCCCCGGGACGGCTTTGACATGTTCGCCCAGACCAGAGGGAGCTCCTCGGCTGAGCAGCGCAAGAC GGCCACCTACGAGGACCCCCAGGCCGTCGGAGTAATTGCTTCTGCGGTAGACGGTCGGAAACAGAACCCCGAAGTG ATCCCCGTGGTGCAGCCGTCTGTCATGGACGACATTGAGGTGTGGCTCAGGACCGACCTG AAGGGCGACGACCTGGAGGAGGGCGTCACGAGTGAAG AGTTCGATAAATTCCTTGAAGAAAGGGCCAAAGCTGCCGAAATGGTTCCcaacctcccctctcccccagcggAGGCTCCGGCCCCGGCCTCAAATCCCTCCAGCCGGAAGAAGCCGGAGCAGTCGGAGGACGCCCTCTTTGCCCTGTGA
- the TOM1L2 gene encoding TOM1-like protein 2 isoform X5, which yields MEFLLGNPFSTPVGQCLEKATDGSLQSEDWTLNMEICDIINETEEGPKDAIRALKKRLNGNRNYREVMLALTVLETCVKNCGHRFHVLVANRDFIDGVLVKIISPKSNPPTIVQDKVLALIQAWADAFRSSPDLTGVVHAYEELKRKGMEFPMADLDALSPIHTPQRSVPEVDPATSMPKSQSQLQPRTSSGSSLVPQAPALSAAGPITANSEQIARLRSELDVVRGNTKVMSEMLTEMVPGQEDSSDLELLQELHRTCRAMQQRVVELISRVCNEEVTEELLHVNDDLNNVFLRYERFERYRSGRSVQNASNGQVLSEVTEDNLIDLGPGSPAVVSPTVGGTVPPSSLSSQLAGLDLGAESVSGTLSSLQQCHPRDGFDMFAQTRGSSSAEQRKTATYEDPQAVGVIASAVDGRKQNPEVKGDDLEEGVTSEEFDKFLEERAKAAEMVPNLPSPPAEAPAPASNPSSRKKPEQSEDALFAL from the exons AAAAGGCTACAGACGGCTCCCTGCAGAGCGAGGACTGGACGCTGAACATGGAGATCTGCGACATCATCAATGAGACGGAGGAAGG GCCAAAGGATGCCATTCGAGCCCTGAAGAAGCGGCTCAACGGGAACCGGAACTACCGAGAGGTGATGCTGGCGCTGACG GTGCTGGAGACGTGCGTGAAGAACTGTGGCCACCGCTTCCACGTCCTCGTGGCCAACCGGGATTTCATTGACGGCGTCCTGGTCAAAATCATCTCTCCCAAGAGCAACCCCCCAACCATCGTGCAGGACAAGGTGCTGGCTCTCATCCAG gcgTGGGCCGACGCCTTCCGGAGCAGCCCTGACCTCACGGGCGTCGTGCACGCTTACGAAGAGCTGAAGAGGAAGGGCATGGAGTTCCCCATGGCCGACCTGGACGCGCTGTCCCCCATACAcacaccccagcgg AGCGTCCCGGAGGTGGACCCAGCCACCAGCATGCCCAAGTCCCAGTCGCAGCTGCAGCCGAGGACGAGCAGCGGCTCCTCCTTGGTGCCGCAGGCCCCGGCTCTGAGCGCTGCGGGCCCCATCACGGCCAATTCAGAGCAG ATCGCCAGGCTGCGGAGCGAACTGGACGTCGTTCGGGGAAACACAAAGGTCATGTCCGAGATGCTAACGGAGATGGTTCCTGGGCAGGAGGACTCGTCCGATCTGGAGCTGCTGCAG GAGCTGCACAGGACCTGCCGCGCCATGCAGCAGCGCGTTGTGGAGCTCATCTCCCGCGTGTGCAACGAGGAGGTCACCGAGGAGCTGCTGCACGTCAACGATGACCTCAACAACGTCTTCCTCCGATACGAGAG GTTTGAACGATACAGGTCAGGCCGATCCGTTCAAAATGCCAGTAATGGA CAGGTGCTGAGCGAAGTGACAGAGGACAACCTCATCGACCTGGGCCCGGGGTCTCCAGCCGTGGTGAGCCCGACCGTGGGGGGCACGGTGCCCCcgtcttccctctcctcccagcttGCGGGCTTGG ACCTGGGCGCGGAGAGCGTCAGTGGCACCCTGAGCTCGCTCCAGCAGTGTCATCCCCGGGACGGCTTTGACATGTTCGCCCAGACCAGAGGGAGCTCCTCGGCTGAGCAGCGCAAGAC GGCCACCTACGAGGACCCCCAGGCCGTCGGAGTAATTGCTTCTGCGGTAGACGGTCGGAAACAGAACCCCGAAGTG AAGGGCGACGACCTGGAGGAGGGCGTCACGAGTGAAG AGTTCGATAAATTCCTTGAAGAAAGGGCCAAAGCTGCCGAAATGGTTCCcaacctcccctctcccccagcggAGGCTCCGGCCCCGGCCTCAAATCCCTCCAGCCGGAAGAAGCCGGAGCAGTCGGAGGACGCCCTCTTTGCCCTGTGA
- the TOM1L2 gene encoding TOM1-like protein 2 isoform X4, whose amino-acid sequence MEFLLGNPFSTPVGQCLEKATDGSLQSEDWTLNMEICDIINETEEGPKDAIRALKKRLNGNRNYREVMLALTVLETCVKNCGHRFHVLVANRDFIDGVLVKIISPKSNPPTIVQDKVLALIQAWADAFRSSPDLTGVVHAYEELKRKGMEFPMADLDALSPIHTPQRSVPEVDPATSMPKSQSQLQPRTSSGSSLVPQAPALSAAGPITANSEQIARLRSELDVVRGNTKVMSEMLTEMVPGQEDSSDLELLQELHRTCRAMQQRVVELISRVCNEEVTEELLHVNDDLNNVFLRYERFERYRSGRSVQNASNGVLSEVTEDNLIDLGPGSPAVVSPTVGGTVPPSSLSSQLAGLDLGAESVSGTLSSLQQCHPRDGFDMFAQTRGSSSAEQRKTATYEDPQAVGVIASAVDGRKQNPEVIPVVQPSVMDDIEVWLRTDLKGDDLEEGVTSEEFDKFLEERAKAAEMVPNLPSPPAEAPAPASNPSSRKKPEQSEDALFAL is encoded by the exons AAAAGGCTACAGACGGCTCCCTGCAGAGCGAGGACTGGACGCTGAACATGGAGATCTGCGACATCATCAATGAGACGGAGGAAGG GCCAAAGGATGCCATTCGAGCCCTGAAGAAGCGGCTCAACGGGAACCGGAACTACCGAGAGGTGATGCTGGCGCTGACG GTGCTGGAGACGTGCGTGAAGAACTGTGGCCACCGCTTCCACGTCCTCGTGGCCAACCGGGATTTCATTGACGGCGTCCTGGTCAAAATCATCTCTCCCAAGAGCAACCCCCCAACCATCGTGCAGGACAAGGTGCTGGCTCTCATCCAG gcgTGGGCCGACGCCTTCCGGAGCAGCCCTGACCTCACGGGCGTCGTGCACGCTTACGAAGAGCTGAAGAGGAAGGGCATGGAGTTCCCCATGGCCGACCTGGACGCGCTGTCCCCCATACAcacaccccagcgg AGCGTCCCGGAGGTGGACCCAGCCACCAGCATGCCCAAGTCCCAGTCGCAGCTGCAGCCGAGGACGAGCAGCGGCTCCTCCTTGGTGCCGCAGGCCCCGGCTCTGAGCGCTGCGGGCCCCATCACGGCCAATTCAGAGCAG ATCGCCAGGCTGCGGAGCGAACTGGACGTCGTTCGGGGAAACACAAAGGTCATGTCCGAGATGCTAACGGAGATGGTTCCTGGGCAGGAGGACTCGTCCGATCTGGAGCTGCTGCAG GAGCTGCACAGGACCTGCCGCGCCATGCAGCAGCGCGTTGTGGAGCTCATCTCCCGCGTGTGCAACGAGGAGGTCACCGAGGAGCTGCTGCACGTCAACGATGACCTCAACAACGTCTTCCTCCGATACGAGAG GTTTGAACGATACAGGTCAGGCCGATCCGTTCAAAATGCCAGTAATGGA GTGCTGAGCGAAGTGACAGAGGACAACCTCATCGACCTGGGCCCGGGGTCTCCAGCCGTGGTGAGCCCGACCGTGGGGGGCACGGTGCCCCcgtcttccctctcctcccagcttGCGGGCTTGG ACCTGGGCGCGGAGAGCGTCAGTGGCACCCTGAGCTCGCTCCAGCAGTGTCATCCCCGGGACGGCTTTGACATGTTCGCCCAGACCAGAGGGAGCTCCTCGGCTGAGCAGCGCAAGAC GGCCACCTACGAGGACCCCCAGGCCGTCGGAGTAATTGCTTCTGCGGTAGACGGTCGGAAACAGAACCCCGAAGTG ATCCCCGTGGTGCAGCCGTCTGTCATGGACGACATTGAGGTGTGGCTCAGGACCGACCTG AAGGGCGACGACCTGGAGGAGGGCGTCACGAGTGAAG AGTTCGATAAATTCCTTGAAGAAAGGGCCAAAGCTGCCGAAATGGTTCCcaacctcccctctcccccagcggAGGCTCCGGCCCCGGCCTCAAATCCCTCCAGCCGGAAGAAGCCGGAGCAGTCGGAGGACGCCCTCTTTGCCCTGTGA
- the TOM1L2 gene encoding TOM1-like protein 2 isoform X6, with amino-acid sequence MEFLLGNPFSTPVGQCLEKATDGSLQSEDWTLNMEICDIINETEEGPKDAIRALKKRLNGNRNYREVMLALTVLETCVKNCGHRFHVLVANRDFIDGVLVKIISPKSNPPTIVQDKVLALIQAWADAFRSSPDLTGVVHAYEELKRKGMEFPMADLDALSPIHTPQRSVPEVDPATSMPKSQSQLQPRTSSGSSLVPQAPALSAAGPITANSEQIARLRSELDVVRGNTKVMSEMLTEMVPGQEDSSDLELLQELHRTCRAMQQRVVELISRVCNEEVTEELLHVNDDLNNVFLRYERFERYRSGRSVQNASNGVLSEVTEDNLIDLGPGSPAVVSPTVGGTVPPSSLSSQLAGLDLGAESVSGTLSSLQQCHPRDGFDMFAQTRGSSSAEQRKTATYEDPQAVGVIASAVDGRKQNPEVKGDDLEEGVTSEEFDKFLEERAKAAEMVPNLPSPPAEAPAPASNPSSRKKPEQSEDALFAL; translated from the exons AAAAGGCTACAGACGGCTCCCTGCAGAGCGAGGACTGGACGCTGAACATGGAGATCTGCGACATCATCAATGAGACGGAGGAAGG GCCAAAGGATGCCATTCGAGCCCTGAAGAAGCGGCTCAACGGGAACCGGAACTACCGAGAGGTGATGCTGGCGCTGACG GTGCTGGAGACGTGCGTGAAGAACTGTGGCCACCGCTTCCACGTCCTCGTGGCCAACCGGGATTTCATTGACGGCGTCCTGGTCAAAATCATCTCTCCCAAGAGCAACCCCCCAACCATCGTGCAGGACAAGGTGCTGGCTCTCATCCAG gcgTGGGCCGACGCCTTCCGGAGCAGCCCTGACCTCACGGGCGTCGTGCACGCTTACGAAGAGCTGAAGAGGAAGGGCATGGAGTTCCCCATGGCCGACCTGGACGCGCTGTCCCCCATACAcacaccccagcgg AGCGTCCCGGAGGTGGACCCAGCCACCAGCATGCCCAAGTCCCAGTCGCAGCTGCAGCCGAGGACGAGCAGCGGCTCCTCCTTGGTGCCGCAGGCCCCGGCTCTGAGCGCTGCGGGCCCCATCACGGCCAATTCAGAGCAG ATCGCCAGGCTGCGGAGCGAACTGGACGTCGTTCGGGGAAACACAAAGGTCATGTCCGAGATGCTAACGGAGATGGTTCCTGGGCAGGAGGACTCGTCCGATCTGGAGCTGCTGCAG GAGCTGCACAGGACCTGCCGCGCCATGCAGCAGCGCGTTGTGGAGCTCATCTCCCGCGTGTGCAACGAGGAGGTCACCGAGGAGCTGCTGCACGTCAACGATGACCTCAACAACGTCTTCCTCCGATACGAGAG GTTTGAACGATACAGGTCAGGCCGATCCGTTCAAAATGCCAGTAATGGA GTGCTGAGCGAAGTGACAGAGGACAACCTCATCGACCTGGGCCCGGGGTCTCCAGCCGTGGTGAGCCCGACCGTGGGGGGCACGGTGCCCCcgtcttccctctcctcccagcttGCGGGCTTGG ACCTGGGCGCGGAGAGCGTCAGTGGCACCCTGAGCTCGCTCCAGCAGTGTCATCCCCGGGACGGCTTTGACATGTTCGCCCAGACCAGAGGGAGCTCCTCGGCTGAGCAGCGCAAGAC GGCCACCTACGAGGACCCCCAGGCCGTCGGAGTAATTGCTTCTGCGGTAGACGGTCGGAAACAGAACCCCGAAGTG AAGGGCGACGACCTGGAGGAGGGCGTCACGAGTGAAG AGTTCGATAAATTCCTTGAAGAAAGGGCCAAAGCTGCCGAAATGGTTCCcaacctcccctctcccccagcggAGGCTCCGGCCCCGGCCTCAAATCCCTCCAGCCGGAAGAAGCCGGAGCAGTCGGAGGACGCCCTCTTTGCCCTGTGA
- the TOM1L2 gene encoding TOM1-like protein 2 isoform X7, with product MEFLLGNPFSTPVGQCLEKATDGSLQSEDWTLNMEICDIINETEEGPKDAIRALKKRLNGNRNYREVMLALTVLETCVKNCGHRFHVLVANRDFIDGVLVKIISPKSNPPTIVQDKVLALIQAWADAFRSSPDLTGVVHAYEELKRKGMEFPMADLDALSPIHTPQRSVPEVDPATSMPKSQSQLQPRTSSGSSLVPQAPALSAAGPITANSEQIARLRSELDVVRGNTKVMSEMLTEMVPGQEDSSDLELLQELHRTCRAMQQRVVELISRVCNEEVTEELLHVNDDLNNVFLRYERFERYRSGRSVQNASNGVLSEVTEDNLIDLGPGSPAVVSPTVGGTVPPSSLSSQLAGLDLGAESVSGTLSSLQQCHPRDGFDMFAQTRGSSSAEQRKTATYEDPQAVGVIASAVDGRKQNPEGTFLSSAQKRGKGGDSDLEPIDSWLIAQGMIPVVQPSVMDDIEVWLRTDLKGDDLEEGVTSEEFDKFLEERAKAAEMVPNLPSPPAEAPAPASNPSSRKKPEQSEDALFAL from the exons AAAAGGCTACAGACGGCTCCCTGCAGAGCGAGGACTGGACGCTGAACATGGAGATCTGCGACATCATCAATGAGACGGAGGAAGG GCCAAAGGATGCCATTCGAGCCCTGAAGAAGCGGCTCAACGGGAACCGGAACTACCGAGAGGTGATGCTGGCGCTGACG GTGCTGGAGACGTGCGTGAAGAACTGTGGCCACCGCTTCCACGTCCTCGTGGCCAACCGGGATTTCATTGACGGCGTCCTGGTCAAAATCATCTCTCCCAAGAGCAACCCCCCAACCATCGTGCAGGACAAGGTGCTGGCTCTCATCCAG gcgTGGGCCGACGCCTTCCGGAGCAGCCCTGACCTCACGGGCGTCGTGCACGCTTACGAAGAGCTGAAGAGGAAGGGCATGGAGTTCCCCATGGCCGACCTGGACGCGCTGTCCCCCATACAcacaccccagcgg AGCGTCCCGGAGGTGGACCCAGCCACCAGCATGCCCAAGTCCCAGTCGCAGCTGCAGCCGAGGACGAGCAGCGGCTCCTCCTTGGTGCCGCAGGCCCCGGCTCTGAGCGCTGCGGGCCCCATCACGGCCAATTCAGAGCAG ATCGCCAGGCTGCGGAGCGAACTGGACGTCGTTCGGGGAAACACAAAGGTCATGTCCGAGATGCTAACGGAGATGGTTCCTGGGCAGGAGGACTCGTCCGATCTGGAGCTGCTGCAG GAGCTGCACAGGACCTGCCGCGCCATGCAGCAGCGCGTTGTGGAGCTCATCTCCCGCGTGTGCAACGAGGAGGTCACCGAGGAGCTGCTGCACGTCAACGATGACCTCAACAACGTCTTCCTCCGATACGAGAG GTTTGAACGATACAGGTCAGGCCGATCCGTTCAAAATGCCAGTAATGGA GTGCTGAGCGAAGTGACAGAGGACAACCTCATCGACCTGGGCCCGGGGTCTCCAGCCGTGGTGAGCCCGACCGTGGGGGGCACGGTGCCCCcgtcttccctctcctcccagcttGCGGGCTTGG ACCTGGGCGCGGAGAGCGTCAGTGGCACCCTGAGCTCGCTCCAGCAGTGTCATCCCCGGGACGGCTTTGACATGTTCGCCCAGACCAGAGGGAGCTCCTCGGCTGAGCAGCGCAAGAC GGCCACCTACGAGGACCCCCAGGCCGTCGGAGTAATTGCTTCTGCGGTAGACGGTCGGAAACAGAACCCCGAA GGGACTTTTCTGTCCTCGGCCCAGAAGAGAGGTAAAGGTGGGGACTCTGACCTGGAGCCCATAGACAGCTGGCTCATAGCCCAAGGAATG ATCCCCGTGGTGCAGCCGTCTGTCATGGACGACATTGAGGTGTGGCTCAGGACCGACCTG AAGGGCGACGACCTGGAGGAGGGCGTCACGAGTGAAG AGTTCGATAAATTCCTTGAAGAAAGGGCCAAAGCTGCCGAAATGGTTCCcaacctcccctctcccccagcggAGGCTCCGGCCCCGGCCTCAAATCCCTCCAGCCGGAAGAAGCCGGAGCAGTCGGAGGACGCCCTCTTTGCCCTGTGA
- the TOM1L2 gene encoding TOM1-like protein 2 isoform X2: MEFLLGNPFSTPVGQCLEKATDGSLQSEDWTLNMEICDIINETEEGPKDAIRALKKRLNGNRNYREVMLALTVLETCVKNCGHRFHVLVANRDFIDGVLVKIISPKSNPPTIVQDKVLALIQAWADAFRSSPDLTGVVHAYEELKRKGMEFPMADLDALSPIHTPQRSVPEVDPATSMPKSQSQLQPRTSSGSSLVPQAPALSAAGPITANSEQIARLRSELDVVRGNTKVMSEMLTEMVPGQEDSSDLELLQELHRTCRAMQQRVVELISRVCNEEVTEELLHVNDDLNNVFLRYERFERYRSGRSVQNASNGVLSEVTEDNLIDLGPGSPAVVSPTVGGTVPPSSLSSQLAGLDLGAESVSGTLSSLQQCHPRDGFDMFAQTRGSSSAEQRKTATYEDPQAVGVIASAVDGRKQNPEVIPVVQPSVMDDIEVWLRTDLVRLDFSISCGEWRGPGASEDRRPGGRRGAAPWGGGGGEAGQAPPGVRTCSVGHAAPKTHTDFSQLLRF, translated from the exons AAAAGGCTACAGACGGCTCCCTGCAGAGCGAGGACTGGACGCTGAACATGGAGATCTGCGACATCATCAATGAGACGGAGGAAGG GCCAAAGGATGCCATTCGAGCCCTGAAGAAGCGGCTCAACGGGAACCGGAACTACCGAGAGGTGATGCTGGCGCTGACG GTGCTGGAGACGTGCGTGAAGAACTGTGGCCACCGCTTCCACGTCCTCGTGGCCAACCGGGATTTCATTGACGGCGTCCTGGTCAAAATCATCTCTCCCAAGAGCAACCCCCCAACCATCGTGCAGGACAAGGTGCTGGCTCTCATCCAG gcgTGGGCCGACGCCTTCCGGAGCAGCCCTGACCTCACGGGCGTCGTGCACGCTTACGAAGAGCTGAAGAGGAAGGGCATGGAGTTCCCCATGGCCGACCTGGACGCGCTGTCCCCCATACAcacaccccagcgg AGCGTCCCGGAGGTGGACCCAGCCACCAGCATGCCCAAGTCCCAGTCGCAGCTGCAGCCGAGGACGAGCAGCGGCTCCTCCTTGGTGCCGCAGGCCCCGGCTCTGAGCGCTGCGGGCCCCATCACGGCCAATTCAGAGCAG ATCGCCAGGCTGCGGAGCGAACTGGACGTCGTTCGGGGAAACACAAAGGTCATGTCCGAGATGCTAACGGAGATGGTTCCTGGGCAGGAGGACTCGTCCGATCTGGAGCTGCTGCAG GAGCTGCACAGGACCTGCCGCGCCATGCAGCAGCGCGTTGTGGAGCTCATCTCCCGCGTGTGCAACGAGGAGGTCACCGAGGAGCTGCTGCACGTCAACGATGACCTCAACAACGTCTTCCTCCGATACGAGAG GTTTGAACGATACAGGTCAGGCCGATCCGTTCAAAATGCCAGTAATGGA GTGCTGAGCGAAGTGACAGAGGACAACCTCATCGACCTGGGCCCGGGGTCTCCAGCCGTGGTGAGCCCGACCGTGGGGGGCACGGTGCCCCcgtcttccctctcctcccagcttGCGGGCTTGG ACCTGGGCGCGGAGAGCGTCAGTGGCACCCTGAGCTCGCTCCAGCAGTGTCATCCCCGGGACGGCTTTGACATGTTCGCCCAGACCAGAGGGAGCTCCTCGGCTGAGCAGCGCAAGAC GGCCACCTACGAGGACCCCCAGGCCGTCGGAGTAATTGCTTCTGCGGTAGACGGTCGGAAACAGAACCCCGAAGTG ATCCCCGTGGTGCAGCCGTCTGTCATGGACGACATTGAGGTGTGGCTCAGGACCGACCTGGTGAGACTCGACTTTTCTATCTCGTGTGGGGAGTGGCGAGGCCCAGGCGCCTCTGAGGACAGGAGGCCTGGGGGCCGGCGCGGGGCCGCTccctggggaggtggaggaggggaggctgggcaggCGCCCCCCGGGGTCCGCACCTGCTCGGTGGGCCACGCCGCCCCCAAGACGCACACTGACTTTTCCCAGTTACTGCGGTTttag
- the TOM1L2 gene encoding TOM1-like protein 2 isoform X1, translating into MEFLLGNPFSTPVGQCLEKATDGSLQSEDWTLNMEICDIINETEEGPKDAIRALKKRLNGNRNYREVMLALTVLETCVKNCGHRFHVLVANRDFIDGVLVKIISPKSNPPTIVQDKVLALIQAWADAFRSSPDLTGVVHAYEELKRKGMEFPMADLDALSPIHTPQRSVPEVDPATSMPKSQSQLQPRTSSGSSLVPQAPALSAAGPITANSEQIARLRSELDVVRGNTKVMSEMLTEMVPGQEDSSDLELLQELHRTCRAMQQRVVELISRVCNEEVTEELLHVNDDLNNVFLRYERFERYRSGRSVQNASNGQVLSEVTEDNLIDLGPGSPAVVSPTVGGTVPPSSLSSQLAGLDLGAESVSGTLSSLQQCHPRDGFDMFAQTRGSSSAEQRKTATYEDPQAVGVIASAVDGRKQNPEVIPVVQPSVMDDIEVWLRTDLVRLDFSISCGEWRGPGASEDRRPGGRRGAAPWGGGGGEAGQAPPGVRTCSVGHAAPKTHTDFSQLLRF; encoded by the exons AAAAGGCTACAGACGGCTCCCTGCAGAGCGAGGACTGGACGCTGAACATGGAGATCTGCGACATCATCAATGAGACGGAGGAAGG GCCAAAGGATGCCATTCGAGCCCTGAAGAAGCGGCTCAACGGGAACCGGAACTACCGAGAGGTGATGCTGGCGCTGACG GTGCTGGAGACGTGCGTGAAGAACTGTGGCCACCGCTTCCACGTCCTCGTGGCCAACCGGGATTTCATTGACGGCGTCCTGGTCAAAATCATCTCTCCCAAGAGCAACCCCCCAACCATCGTGCAGGACAAGGTGCTGGCTCTCATCCAG gcgTGGGCCGACGCCTTCCGGAGCAGCCCTGACCTCACGGGCGTCGTGCACGCTTACGAAGAGCTGAAGAGGAAGGGCATGGAGTTCCCCATGGCCGACCTGGACGCGCTGTCCCCCATACAcacaccccagcgg AGCGTCCCGGAGGTGGACCCAGCCACCAGCATGCCCAAGTCCCAGTCGCAGCTGCAGCCGAGGACGAGCAGCGGCTCCTCCTTGGTGCCGCAGGCCCCGGCTCTGAGCGCTGCGGGCCCCATCACGGCCAATTCAGAGCAG ATCGCCAGGCTGCGGAGCGAACTGGACGTCGTTCGGGGAAACACAAAGGTCATGTCCGAGATGCTAACGGAGATGGTTCCTGGGCAGGAGGACTCGTCCGATCTGGAGCTGCTGCAG GAGCTGCACAGGACCTGCCGCGCCATGCAGCAGCGCGTTGTGGAGCTCATCTCCCGCGTGTGCAACGAGGAGGTCACCGAGGAGCTGCTGCACGTCAACGATGACCTCAACAACGTCTTCCTCCGATACGAGAG GTTTGAACGATACAGGTCAGGCCGATCCGTTCAAAATGCCAGTAATGGA CAGGTGCTGAGCGAAGTGACAGAGGACAACCTCATCGACCTGGGCCCGGGGTCTCCAGCCGTGGTGAGCCCGACCGTGGGGGGCACGGTGCCCCcgtcttccctctcctcccagcttGCGGGCTTGG ACCTGGGCGCGGAGAGCGTCAGTGGCACCCTGAGCTCGCTCCAGCAGTGTCATCCCCGGGACGGCTTTGACATGTTCGCCCAGACCAGAGGGAGCTCCTCGGCTGAGCAGCGCAAGAC GGCCACCTACGAGGACCCCCAGGCCGTCGGAGTAATTGCTTCTGCGGTAGACGGTCGGAAACAGAACCCCGAAGTG ATCCCCGTGGTGCAGCCGTCTGTCATGGACGACATTGAGGTGTGGCTCAGGACCGACCTGGTGAGACTCGACTTTTCTATCTCGTGTGGGGAGTGGCGAGGCCCAGGCGCCTCTGAGGACAGGAGGCCTGGGGGCCGGCGCGGGGCCGCTccctggggaggtggaggaggggaggctgggcaggCGCCCCCCGGGGTCCGCACCTGCTCGGTGGGCCACGCCGCCCCCAAGACGCACACTGACTTTTCCCAGTTACTGCGGTTttag